In Selenomonas dianae, a genomic segment contains:
- a CDS encoding response regulator transcription factor codes for MIKVLIIDDEPLQRQGIMRLTPWEDFDAEVVGAAGSGMEGILLARKYRPDVLIVDIKMPGLSGLDVITRLREELDAEYIILSGYSEFEYAQQAISLGVCAYLLKPLDDEELTSAVRLAAEHIAERRFHLRKRGAAETDRVHLDLPEEEPVRGYLLHAVRHMEEHMAEPLTVREVADELGLSVSYLHKLFARCGTSFSAYLTDCRLRRAGQLLRESDEKIYAVAAACGYQDTRYFSKIFQKHMGVKPTEYRHRKNL; via the coding sequence CATGGGAAGACTTTGATGCCGAGGTAGTCGGTGCGGCGGGGAGCGGCATGGAGGGGATCCTGCTGGCGCGCAAATATCGTCCCGATGTGCTCATCGTGGATATTAAGATGCCGGGGCTCTCGGGGCTGGATGTGATCACGCGTTTGCGTGAGGAACTGGATGCAGAGTACATTATCCTTTCGGGATACAGTGAGTTCGAGTACGCGCAGCAGGCAATTTCGCTCGGCGTATGTGCCTATCTCCTAAAGCCGCTCGATGATGAGGAGCTCACCTCTGCTGTGCGTCTTGCGGCAGAGCACATTGCGGAGCGCCGATTCCATCTGCGTAAGCGTGGGGCGGCAGAGACGGACCGCGTTCATCTTGATCTGCCGGAGGAGGAGCCGGTGCGCGGCTATCTGCTTCATGCGGTGCGGCACATGGAGGAGCATATGGCGGAGCCGCTTACCGTGCGCGAGGTTGCCGATGAGCTGGGGCTTAGTGTCAGCTATCTGCACAAGCTCTTTGCGCGCTGCGGAACCTCGTTCAGTGCGTATCTGACGGATTGCCGTCTGCGCCGTGCGGGGCAGCTGTTGCGCGAGAGTGATGAAAAGATTTACGCCGTTGCCGCAGCGTGCGGCTATCAGGATACGCGCTATTTCAGTAAAATTTTTCAGAAGCACATGGGGGTTAAGCCAACGGAATATCGACATAGGAAAAATCTATAG